The DNA window GAAGGGCACGAGGAGAGCATCGCCATCTCCTGACAGGGGATggaggatgtgaccaaggacgTGTCAGGCGGCGCCACGGACCGGACGAACGGGACTTAGACTTTGGCAGGCGTAGGAGAACGAACGGAGGCGGCCTCGGTAGGATATGTGTAGGGCAGCCGACCCCGGAGGAAAGAGAAACCCCTCTCTCACGCAATGTTGCACAGCCCGCCACGTATATAACATGGAGCTAGGCCTTCTCTGGAAAGCATCACGCGATCTCTCACGCAATGTTGCACAGCCCGCCATGTATATAAGGCGGAGCTAGGCCTTCTCTAGAAAGCATCACGCGATCGCGTGATCATACAACACATACACCGCTCGTAAGCGCCCCGTTGTAAGCATCCAGCATTCGAACGTGAGGAACATGAAGTGAGCCACCCCATACTGGACGTAGGGCTTTTGCGCGAACTAGTCTAAATTCTTACCTTCGATTGTTAGCCATCGAACCACCGAGAAGCGTGGCGCAAATTACTAGCCGGTGATCGAAACACCGACAACGGGTGATgacatcacccgcccctaaaaatattttctattttattctgaaaatttatttaaatctttacacatagcaaaacaaataaaaaaataaaacttctacactatggttatAGTGAACTGTAGATAAAAAAATATACCAAGTATATTTTAGTGTATATAAAGGTTGAGATTGTGGAAAcctcaaagtatgacttgagttgtatgagatactatatagtcataACTATCAAACaaattataataattttttgggcTATTAGATGACCTTAAATGAAAAAGTTATCATGTATCGTCAATCTCTACaattttaatataaaatttgacttcatccaagatcatatgaaaaagttattATTTTTTTACGTGGAACTATTTGCAGGAGCGGATAATGCTATCACCCGTCCCTAGAAATGGTAGTCGTTTTTAGGGATGGATGGCGCCATCATCTGCCCTAAAAATTCATTTCCAAGAGCGGGTGGATTGCTACAATAGTCCCCGCTCCGTTTGTAAGAGCGGATTATCTTTTGGACCGTCCCTGTAATAAAACATAGCGTCCCTACAAATCTTAAAAGTTATTCTAGAGGGATAAAACGATTCAATACATGAGACTAGGCGGAGACAAATGTTAACTTTAACGCGCAACATAAAGGAAATGATTGTTGTGGCCCAAGGCTGTGCGGTGCACACCCTTACCGCGGACATGCTTACATTCGCCTCAGCAGGACAGCAGGAGCAGAAAGAGCACCGGCCTCTGCAGAAACCTGCTTCCCCGGACCCTGCTTCTAGTTTTATGTTTTGCAAGAAAATACCAAGAAAGACAAAGACACAGCGAAAATGAGCCACGAACATTGCGTGATTGCGTCCAGCCACAGTCCGGTCGCAGAAATCTGCAACCGACACAGTTCGGCTAAAATCATGAAGTTTCGAATCTGCCGAGTTTCGCTTGGCTTACAATCTCCACGTGGATCGTCGATGCTAGCGTTCCCCACCCAACCCCGCAGGTAAACCCGCACGATCATCCTCATTCTTAAACAAGGCAGAGAGAGAGCATGGCCACACCACCATGGCGTTGCTCACATCATCCACAAATAATGGAGGCCGGCCGGCAAGGCAAGGCAACAAACGAATCGTCTCCCAGCATCACGCCATGACAATGACCTGCAGGACCAACCAATGCCCGGACCGTCCGGCCAGTCCGTGTCCCTCCCCTCCTGCCCTCGCCAGCTCGCCTTGCACTCTTCTCCATCACAATTCACAACGCCATCACCCAGAAAAACACAAGATCACAGTATCACACAAGCCAAAAGCGTGCACAAGCTAGCACCCTTCACCAATCACCATGGCATCCTCAACCCAGCCACCACCGCTCCTCCTTCCTGCCATCTCGCTGCTCTCCCTGCTGCTGACGCTCGCCTCCccgcgcggcgccgcggcggcgcccaaCACGGCGGCGCTGTCGGTGCTGTGCAACGGCGCGTCGTTCGGCGCCGGGGACCCCTTCACGGCGAGCCTGGCGTACGTGCTGGCGGAGCTGGTGTCCGCGACGCCGGCCCGGCCCGGGCGCGACTTCTACAACATCTCCCCGTACCCGGCAGCCTTCGCGTACGGGTACGCCGCGTGCCGCCAGGCCGCGGCGCTGCCGTCGGCCGACGACTGCGCGGCCTGCCTCCGCTCCGCCGTGTCCCAGATGGAGGCCTCCTGCGGCCGCAGCGTCGGCGCCAGGGCCGTGCTCGTCGACTGCAGCGTGCGCTACGAGCAGTACGCCTTCGCGGACTAGTTGATAACAAAATGATCCCATGCCGATTTCTTCTTAGTTTCGATTCGTGTCCCAAAATCCACTTGTCCAACACTTCCCGTTGCGATTAGCAATTTAATTAGCTTGGCACTTGGTCTGTCGTCCTGTGTGGTTTTTGACTTATGTTCGTTAATTTGTTGTCTAGCTTGCTCA is part of the Panicum hallii strain FIL2 chromosome 2, PHallii_v3.1, whole genome shotgun sequence genome and encodes:
- the LOC112883045 gene encoding antifungal protein ginkbilobin-2-like; translated protein: MASSTQPPPLLLPAISLLSLLLTLASPRGAAAAPNTAALSVLCNGASFGAGDPFTASLAYVLAELVSATPARPGRDFYNISPYPAAFAYGYAACRQAAALPSADDCAACLRSAVSQMEASCGRSVGARAVLVDCSVRYEQYAFAD